The proteins below are encoded in one region of Pseudomonadota bacterium:
- a CDS encoding ABC transporter permease subunit, giving the protein DGWTQVPLISSTGWAIISLSFFAGAFNVEIFRAGIEAVPESTQEAASALGFSRFQTYTDIVLPLAFRVSLPALNNNLVNLVKTTTQAIAIAVPELLYQCVSIWSDYPSAQYPTMLLLFFSFIFLVGLLVLGMNRWERAMRIPGYGG; this is encoded by the coding sequence CCGACGGCTGGACCCAGGTGCCGCTGATCTCAAGCACGGGCTGGGCGATCATCTCGCTCTCCTTCTTCGCCGGCGCCTTCAACGTCGAAATTTTTCGCGCGGGCATCGAGGCGGTGCCCGAGTCGACCCAGGAGGCGGCGAGCGCGCTCGGCTTTTCGCGCTTCCAGACCTACACCGACATCGTCCTGCCGCTGGCCTTCCGCGTGTCGCTGCCGGCGCTCAACAACAACCTCGTCAACCTCGTGAAGACCACCACACAGGCGATCGCGATTGCGGTGCCGGAGTTGCTCTACCAGTGCGTGAGCATCTGGAGCGACTACCCGAGCGCACAGTACCCGACCATGCTGCTGTTGTTCTTCTCGTTCATCTTCCTCGTCGGGCTGCTGGTGCTCGGCATGAACCGGTGGGAGCGCGCCATGCGCATCCCGGGCTACGGAGGCTGA